The Treponema phagedenis DNA segment GTATTGTTTGAGATACCGGCTCATACGAATATGTAGGCTCTCCGTAATACACAGGAGAATTCCCGCTTTGAACAGCCGGGGCGCTTTGCTCCGGCGCACTATACGGATACACCGGTGTCGGTTCGCTTTGATACTGAGGAGCCGGCTGCTGCACTTGCGGCTGATGGGATTGAGCCGGATCTTGATGTTGTTCATAGGATTGCGGAGCAGACGGAGCAGACTCAGTTGTATACGAGGGAGTCGGCACATTCTGATATGTCGGCGCAGGCTGCGGCTGTGTTTGCTGATATGCAAGCGCGGGGCCTTGATTGCCGTTCGGAGTATAGGTAAATGTTTTTACCGGTCGATCTTCAGATATGGTGCCTCCTTCAGAGGGAACAAATTGGTACATCGGTGCATTTGATGAGGATCCCGAATCGGTTTGTGAAGGAACAAATTTATAAATGGGCGCAGAAGGTTGTACAGGTTTGCTTTCTCCCGCAGCCATTAAAGCGGCTTTGTCCGAAGGATCGATTTTTTTAAGCGAAACACGCGCAATGCCTCTGTCAGTCATACCGATTGCAATTGCGGCGGCTTTGGATAAATCAATTTCTCTATCACCTACAAAGGGACCGCGATCATTTACCCGAACTAAAACCTTTTTTCCGTTATCAAGATTCGTTACTTCAACAAGTGTGCCGAAAGGAAGCGTTTTATGAGCTGCAGTATATGCATTCATGTTAAAAAGCTCGCCGCTTGCAGTCGGTTTTCCGTTAAAAGCCTCTCCATAATACGATGCAAAACACTCTGCCGAAATAAGTTGCGGTTCGGCAAAGACGGGAAGAACCAAAGATATAATCCCGATTATCAGAAAAATATGTTTTTTCATATTCAAAACTCCTTTAAAACTTTAGGCATA contains these protein-coding regions:
- a CDS encoding septal ring lytic transglycosylase RlpA family protein; translation: MKKHIFLIIGIISLVLPVFAEPQLISAECFASYYGEAFNGKPTASGELFNMNAYTAAHKTLPFGTLVEVTNLDNGKKVLVRVNDRGPFVGDREIDLSKAAAIAIGMTDRGIARVSLKKIDPSDKAALMAAGESKPVQPSAPIYKFVPSQTDSGSSSNAPMYQFVPSEGGTISEDRPVKTFTYTPNGNQGPALAYQQTQPQPAPTYQNVPTPSYTTESAPSAPQSYEQHQDPAQSHQPQVQQPAPQYQSEPTPVYPYSAPEQSAPAVQSGNSPVYYGEPTYSYEPVSQTIPKYSVPKVYTPTNSRETPGILWRIQLGAFSREENALRLVVELRKLGFEPAYEKTDESVRVVLPGIRPSDLNTVKTALRAGRIYDYIIRQEAW